The Streptomyces sp. DH-12 genome has a window encoding:
- a CDS encoding polysaccharide pyruvyl transferase family protein: protein MTSPRVGIFGLFGSGNVGNDGSLEAVLGHLRAAHPDAALDALCGGPETVTARYGVPAARLHWYRGEYRTASRLKDVAGKGAGKLVDAFRIAAWVRRHDVVVVPGTGILESTLPLRPWGMPYSLFLVCAAGRLLGTPVALVGVGASETGSRAVRALTRWAARLAAYRSYRDTLSRDAMRATGVDTRGDEVYTDLVFALPTPPPGDPTGPPGPVCVGVMDFGGNNDERDRAEELRRRYLDGTTRFVRALAAEGRPVRLLTGDDVDRPVTEAILEAVDSPLVTAAATASLGDLMKEMAVADTVVATRYHNLVCALKVGTPVLALSYAAKSDRLMADMGVGEYCHAAREIDAGRLLEQFRELERNRSAVRRTLAGRGPVLVGRVRQQFAALSALIPGPGPAPTPARQETP from the coding sequence GTGACGTCCCCTCGTGTGGGCATCTTCGGCCTGTTCGGCTCCGGGAACGTCGGCAACGACGGGTCGCTGGAGGCCGTGCTGGGCCACCTCCGCGCCGCGCACCCGGACGCGGCCCTGGACGCCCTGTGCGGCGGACCCGAGACCGTCACGGCCCGGTACGGGGTCCCGGCGGCCCGGCTGCACTGGTACCGCGGGGAGTACCGCACCGCCTCGCGTCTGAAGGACGTCGCGGGCAAGGGCGCGGGCAAGCTCGTGGACGCCTTCCGCATCGCGGCCTGGGTGCGCCGGCACGACGTGGTGGTCGTGCCGGGCACGGGCATCCTGGAGAGCACGCTGCCGCTGCGGCCGTGGGGCATGCCGTACTCGCTGTTCCTGGTGTGCGCGGCCGGGCGGCTGCTCGGCACCCCGGTCGCGCTGGTCGGCGTCGGGGCGTCCGAGACCGGCAGCCGGGCGGTGCGGGCGCTGACCCGGTGGGCGGCGCGGCTGGCCGCGTACCGGTCGTACCGGGACACGCTGTCGCGGGACGCGATGCGGGCGACGGGCGTGGACACCCGGGGCGACGAGGTCTACACGGACCTGGTGTTCGCCCTGCCCACTCCCCCGCCGGGCGACCCGACGGGACCGCCCGGACCGGTGTGCGTGGGCGTCATGGACTTCGGCGGGAACAACGACGAGCGGGACCGGGCGGAGGAACTGCGCCGCCGCTACCTGGACGGCACCACGCGGTTCGTGCGCGCCCTGGCCGCGGAGGGCAGGCCGGTGCGGCTGCTCACCGGCGACGACGTCGACCGGCCGGTGACCGAGGCGATCCTCGAGGCGGTGGACTCGCCGCTGGTCACCGCCGCCGCGACGGCGTCCCTGGGCGACCTGATGAAGGAGATGGCGGTCGCGGACACCGTGGTGGCGACCCGCTACCACAACCTGGTCTGCGCGCTGAAGGTCGGCACCCCGGTGCTCGCCCTGAGCTACGCGGCGAAGAGCGACCGGCTGATGGCGGACATGGGTGTGGGCGAGTACTGCCACGCGGCGCGCGAGATCGACGCGGGCCGGCTGCTGGAGCAGTTCCGGGAGCTGGAGCGGAACCGGTCGGCGGTGCGGCGGACCCTCGCCGGACGGGGCCCGGTGCTCGTCGGGCGGGTCCGGCAGCAGTTCGCCGCGCTGTCCGCCCTGATCCCGGGGCCCGGCCCCGCCCCCACCCCCGCACGACAGGAGACCCCATGA
- the rfbC gene encoding dTDP-4-dehydrorhamnose 3,5-epimerase, which yields MKVTEVPAIAGAFLFEPTPFTDERGFFCRTFDADVVRSVGIDPDAFVQDSLSRSVRGVVRGMHLRSGEGEAKLVRCSHGRIFDVVVDLRPGSPTYRGRATFELSGDTQATLYVPAGCAHGFQALTETADTSYRIDRPHDPAEDVTIAFDDPDLAVPWPLPVTVTSERDRKAPGLAEALRTPAERRTAVGPS from the coding sequence ATGAAGGTGACCGAGGTCCCGGCGATCGCCGGGGCGTTCCTGTTCGAGCCGACGCCGTTCACCGACGAGCGCGGCTTCTTCTGCCGCACGTTCGACGCGGACGTGGTGCGTTCCGTGGGCATCGACCCGGACGCCTTCGTCCAGGACAGCCTCTCCCGGTCGGTGCGGGGCGTGGTGCGCGGCATGCATCTGCGGTCCGGCGAGGGCGAGGCCAAGCTGGTGCGCTGTTCCCACGGGCGGATCTTCGACGTGGTGGTGGACCTGCGGCCCGGCTCGCCGACGTACCGGGGCCGGGCCACGTTCGAGCTGTCCGGCGACACGCAGGCGACGCTGTACGTCCCGGCGGGCTGCGCGCACGGCTTCCAGGCCCTGACGGAGACCGCCGACACGTCGTACCGGATCGACCGTCCGCACGACCCGGCGGAAGACGTGACGATCGCCTTCGACGACCCGGACCTGGCCGTCCCCTGGCCGCTGCCGGTCACGGTGACGTCCGAACGGGACCGCAAGGCGCCGGGTCTCGCGGAGGCGCTGAGGACGCCGGCGGAGCGGCGGACGGCGGTGGGGCCGTCGTGA
- a CDS encoding glutamate-1-semialdehyde 2,1-aminomutase, translating to MSGEELRLPLSQAVNERLHALVPGGAHTYAKGDDQYPQDLAPVISHGRGAHVWDVDGNRYIEYGSGLRSVSLGHAHPRVLEAVRRELDRGSNFVRPSVVEAEAAERFLATVPTAEMVKFAKNGSDATTAAVRLARAVTGRPRVALCADHPFFSVDDWFIGTTPMPAGVPRATTDLTVTFPYGDLTATEELFDRYPGEIACLILEPAAQTEPPPGYLAGLRDLADRHGCVLVFDEMITGFRWSEAGAQGLYGVTPDLSTFGKALGNGFAVSALAGRRALMERGGLRHDADRVFLLSTTHGAETHALAAAMAVQATYVEEGVTARLHALGERLAAGVRDAAAAMGVAGHVVVRGRASNLVFATLDARGRPSQEYRTLFLRRLLTGGVLAPSFVVSNALEESDIDRTVDVVGQACAVYRKALDAGDPTPWLGGRPVRPVFRRRA from the coding sequence GTGAGCGGGGAGGAGCTGCGGCTGCCGCTGTCGCAGGCGGTCAACGAACGGCTGCACGCGCTGGTCCCCGGCGGGGCGCACACGTACGCCAAGGGCGACGACCAGTACCCGCAGGACCTGGCGCCGGTCATCAGTCACGGGCGCGGCGCCCATGTGTGGGACGTCGACGGCAACCGCTACATCGAGTACGGCTCGGGGCTGCGGTCGGTGAGCCTCGGCCACGCCCATCCGCGGGTGCTGGAGGCGGTGCGGCGGGAACTCGACCGCGGCAGCAACTTCGTGCGCCCGTCGGTGGTGGAGGCGGAGGCGGCGGAGCGGTTCCTCGCCACGGTGCCGACCGCCGAGATGGTCAAGTTCGCGAAGAACGGCTCCGACGCCACCACGGCGGCGGTCCGTCTGGCGCGCGCCGTCACCGGGCGCCCGCGGGTGGCGCTCTGCGCCGACCACCCGTTCTTCTCGGTCGACGACTGGTTCATCGGCACCACCCCGATGCCGGCGGGCGTCCCGCGGGCGACCACGGACCTGACGGTCACCTTCCCCTACGGCGACCTGACCGCCACGGAGGAGCTGTTCGACCGGTACCCGGGCGAGATCGCCTGCCTGATCCTGGAGCCCGCCGCCCAGACCGAGCCGCCGCCCGGTTACCTCGCCGGGCTGCGCGACCTGGCCGACCGGCACGGCTGCGTGCTGGTCTTCGACGAGATGATCACCGGCTTCCGCTGGTCCGAGGCGGGCGCCCAGGGCCTGTACGGGGTGACCCCCGACCTCTCCACCTTCGGCAAGGCGCTGGGCAACGGCTTCGCGGTGTCCGCGCTGGCCGGGCGCCGGGCGCTGATGGAGCGGGGCGGGCTGCGCCACGACGCCGACCGGGTGTTCCTGCTGTCCACCACGCACGGCGCGGAGACGCACGCCCTGGCGGCGGCGATGGCGGTGCAGGCCACGTACGTGGAGGAGGGCGTCACCGCGCGGCTGCACGCGCTGGGCGAGCGGCTGGCCGCCGGGGTCCGGGACGCGGCGGCCGCGATGGGCGTCGCCGGGCACGTGGTCGTCCGGGGCCGCGCGAGCAACCTGGTCTTCGCGACGCTCGACGCGCGGGGACGGCCGTCGCAGGAGTACCGGACGCTGTTCCTGCGCCGCCTGCTGACGGGCGGGGTGCTCGCCCCGTCGTTCGTGGTGAGCAACGCGCTGGAGGAGTCCGACATCGACCGCACGGTGGACGTGGTCGGCCAGGCGTGCGCGGTCTACCGCAAGGCGCTGGACGCGGGTGACCCGACACCGTGGCTGGGGGGCAGGCCGGTACGGCCGGTGTTCCGGCGGAGGGCGTGA